Proteins from a genomic interval of Pseudomonas versuta:
- a CDS encoding substrate-binding domain-containing protein yields MKNNQKPKLKDVAELAGVSIGSASRALSVPHLVKPVTLEKVSAAVLKLGYVRDGAARALASRRTHSIGAIFPTFNNPAFAEAVQALQQRLSELGYHLIISSHEYDQGQELICVRNMIERGVEGLLLVGTEHSQSVHDVLNSSKCPFILMWSLDGAHPHHCVGFSNEEGGRMIARHLISLGHKHIAMIGGVAAYNERAHYRRVGLVGELLQSSIELPGSRIIEQPFTLEGGRAGLRIAMEMTPRPTAIVCSTDVTCMGAIAEARIMGIKVPEELSITGFDDIDFAAVSVPALTTVNVPSSKIGISSANNIVSLIEGRPFARRERVQIELIVRQSTAACPD; encoded by the coding sequence ATGAAAAATAACCAAAAGCCCAAGCTCAAGGATGTCGCTGAACTGGCGGGGGTTTCGATTGGCAGTGCTTCCCGGGCCTTGTCCGTACCGCACCTGGTAAAGCCTGTAACGTTAGAAAAGGTTTCAGCGGCTGTATTGAAGCTTGGCTATGTGCGCGATGGCGCAGCGCGGGCCCTGGCGTCACGGCGAACCCATAGCATCGGGGCGATCTTTCCGACCTTCAATAACCCGGCTTTTGCCGAAGCGGTGCAGGCCCTTCAGCAGCGACTGAGCGAGCTTGGCTACCACCTGATCATTTCTTCGCACGAGTATGATCAGGGCCAGGAACTGATCTGTGTCAGGAACATGATCGAGCGGGGCGTGGAAGGGTTGCTGCTCGTGGGTACAGAGCACAGCCAGTCGGTGCATGATGTATTAAACAGCTCCAAATGCCCGTTTATCCTCATGTGGTCCCTGGATGGCGCGCACCCCCATCACTGTGTCGGTTTCAGTAATGAGGAGGGCGGGCGCATGATCGCGCGGCATTTGATCAGCCTTGGGCACAAACATATCGCCATGATTGGGGGTGTCGCTGCCTACAACGAGCGGGCCCACTACCGAAGGGTCGGCCTGGTCGGCGAACTCCTGCAGAGCTCGATCGAACTGCCCGGCTCGCGGATCATTGAACAGCCCTTTACCCTGGAAGGCGGGCGGGCAGGTCTGCGGATTGCCATGGAGATGACGCCCAGGCCAACAGCGATTGTCTGCAGCACCGATGTGACCTGTATGGGGGCCATCGCCGAAGCACGGATCATGGGGATCAAGGTACCCGAAGAGCTGTCCATTACCGGTTTTGACGATATCGACTTTGCGGCTGTATCGGTCCCGGCGCTTACCACGGTGAACGTACCGTCTTCGAAAATCGGCATCAGCAGTGCCAACAACATTGTCTCGTTGATTGAAGGGCGCCCGTTTGCCCGCCGCGAGCGCGTGCAAATAGAGCTGATTGTTCGTCAGAGCACTGCTGCCTGTCCTGATTGA